In one Lujinxingia sediminis genomic region, the following are encoded:
- a CDS encoding polysaccharide biosynthesis tyrosine autokinase has protein sequence MSDQYGFQEPRQSSAPEERGESLGALIGRYWALFRRFYWVLILTSIACVAAAYFWTDRQPRIYQATSKLIFHESRPNVFGKQFERVELVDPGGRWQFEQFWNTQKEVLGSKWFAQRVIEREGLLDAPGFLSPSVQQLDEDERMKRAVNTLQRVAVYSLQRDSRVGLVQVRFKDPELAASIADGISETYVEYIREFQTGGLRQLANWFDDYVSTKREELDESRSELQKYQRDNNILSHTFEDRREMAAEGLAAVSTQLRDVQARLFAEEALLNQLETMESRGDDLRALGDLVDNPALKRGLDRESELLERRAELKTRYLDAHPEVRAVDEQLEVVRRSIEEEIGRIRTAVANRAAVTRRNTANLQEEIERHKAEIAELNQIGFRYTEMRDSTETLRQHYETVLGRTNELDLNALYESEIIQILENADVPGAPISPQVPLNLAVGLLLGLFLGGSIMVLIDALDTTVKTEEHVTKYTTRPILGMLPAVNAGAVKGVEKFGDSALDTLTHTAPRSSFAEAIKTLRTNLMFMAPDNPPRVLLMTSPGPGEGKTLTSVNMAIALAQSGQRTLVIDSDMRRPRVHKALGMDNTVGLSEAITGERTYKEAVRPTGIENLEVMTCGPVPPNPSELLQTERFRKLVRDLREDYDRVIFDSPPLAAVADALVLSHSADVVLLILKFGQTRQELLRRSIEQLESIGAPFGGTVLNDIDENAGYGYAYYYRYRYDEPGDSGDSKGGKMAS, from the coding sequence ATGTCGGACCAGTACGGATTCCAAGAGCCACGCCAAAGCAGCGCGCCCGAAGAGCGTGGCGAGTCGCTCGGTGCCCTTATCGGGCGCTACTGGGCGCTCTTTCGACGTTTTTACTGGGTGCTCATCCTCACCTCGATCGCATGCGTGGCGGCGGCCTATTTCTGGACCGATCGACAGCCTCGCATCTATCAGGCTACCAGCAAACTTATCTTTCATGAGTCGCGCCCCAATGTCTTTGGTAAGCAGTTTGAGCGGGTTGAGCTTGTCGATCCGGGCGGCCGCTGGCAGTTCGAGCAGTTCTGGAACACCCAGAAAGAGGTGCTCGGCTCCAAATGGTTTGCCCAGCGCGTCATCGAACGCGAGGGTCTTCTGGACGCCCCGGGCTTTTTATCCCCTTCTGTGCAGCAGTTAGATGAGGATGAGCGCATGAAGCGCGCCGTCAACACCCTGCAGCGCGTGGCGGTTTATTCTCTGCAGCGCGACAGCCGGGTGGGCCTTGTTCAGGTGCGTTTCAAAGATCCGGAGCTTGCTGCCAGTATCGCCGATGGCATCTCGGAGACCTACGTCGAGTACATCCGCGAGTTTCAGACTGGCGGGCTGCGTCAGCTGGCGAACTGGTTTGACGATTACGTCTCCACCAAGCGCGAGGAGCTCGATGAGTCGCGCTCCGAGTTGCAGAAATACCAGCGCGATAACAACATTCTCTCGCATACCTTCGAAGATCGCCGCGAGATGGCTGCGGAGGGCCTGGCCGCCGTCAGCACGCAGCTGCGCGACGTGCAGGCGCGTCTTTTTGCCGAGGAGGCGCTGCTCAATCAGCTCGAGACGATGGAGTCCCGTGGTGATGATCTGCGCGCGCTGGGCGATCTTGTCGATAACCCGGCGCTTAAACGCGGCCTCGATCGCGAGAGCGAACTTCTGGAGCGTCGCGCCGAGCTCAAGACACGCTATCTCGATGCTCACCCTGAGGTGCGCGCCGTTGATGAGCAGCTCGAAGTGGTACGTCGCTCCATCGAAGAGGAGATCGGGCGGATTCGCACCGCGGTGGCCAACCGCGCTGCCGTCACCCGCCGCAACACTGCCAACCTCCAGGAAGAGATCGAGCGCCACAAGGCCGAGATCGCTGAACTCAACCAGATTGGCTTTCGCTACACCGAGATGCGTGACAGCACGGAGACCCTGCGCCAGCACTATGAGACGGTGCTCGGCCGCACCAACGAGCTCGACCTTAACGCCCTCTATGAGAGCGAGATCATTCAGATCCTTGAGAACGCCGATGTTCCCGGTGCCCCGATCAGCCCGCAGGTGCCGCTGAACCTGGCCGTGGGCCTGCTCCTGGGCCTCTTTCTGGGGGGCTCGATCATGGTGCTTATCGATGCTCTCGATACCACGGTCAAGACCGAGGAGCATGTCACCAAATACACCACACGCCCGATCCTGGGCATGCTTCCGGCGGTCAACGCCGGGGCGGTCAAGGGCGTGGAGAAGTTCGGCGACTCCGCGCTCGATACGCTCACGCATACCGCTCCGCGTAGCTCTTTTGCCGAGGCGATCAAGACCCTGCGCACCAACCTGATGTTCATGGCCCCGGACAACCCCCCACGCGTCCTCCTGATGACCAGCCCGGGCCCCGGCGAGGGCAAGACGCTGACGTCGGTGAACATGGCGATCGCGCTGGCGCAGTCGGGCCAGCGCACCCTGGTGATCGACAGCGATATGCGTCGCCCCCGCGTCCACAAAGCCCTGGGCATGGACAACACGGTGGGCCTCTCCGAGGCCATCACCGGCGAACGCACCTACAAAGAGGCGGTTCGCCCCACGGGTATCGAAAACCTCGAGGTGATGACCTGCGGACCGGTGCCTCCCAACCCCTCGGAACTCTTGCAGACCGAGCGATTCCGTAAGCTGGTGCGCGATCTTCGCGAGGACTACGACCGGGTTATCTTCGACTCCCCGCCCCTGGCCGCGGTGGCCGACGCCCTGGTGCTCAGTCATTCGGCGGATGTGGTCTTGTTGATCCTGAAGTTCGGTCAGACCCGCCAGGAGCTTTTGCGCCGCTCCATCGAGCAGCTGGAGTCCATCGGGGCGCCCTTCGGCGGCACGGTGCTCAACGACATCGACGAGAACGCCGGCTACGGCTACGCGTATTATTACCGCTACCGCTACGACGAGCCGGGCGACTCCGGCGACTCGAAGGGCGGGAAGATGGCCAGCTAA
- a CDS encoding DegT/DnrJ/EryC1/StrS family aminotransferase, with amino-acid sequence MGVPFFDLTRQYAALEDLIRPAVDEVLRTQRCIGGSYVTELEQALARHVGVAHAVGVSSGTDALLLSLMALNLKPGDEVVTSPFTFFAPVGSILRLGGRPVFVDIEPDGFNLDASRVEDALGEKTRAVLPIHLFGQCAQMDQVMAAVQNAPGVAVIEDLAQALGASFEGHQAGSFGLAGCVSFFPTKNLGAAGDGGMVFTNDDAFHQRLRLLGRHGANPKYHHVEVGGNFRLDALQAAILSAKLPHLRSFCERRRAHAAYYNEALAGLEGLKLPRHTPGHRPVYNQYVVRVADRARLIAHLEARGIGHGVYYPEPLHTQPALRELGYQRGDFPHAERACEEVLALPVFPELRDDEREAIADAVREAMHQKTPAL; translated from the coding sequence ATGGGTGTTCCTTTTTTTGATCTGACGCGTCAGTACGCCGCGCTCGAAGACCTTATCCGCCCGGCCGTCGACGAGGTGTTGCGGACGCAGCGCTGCATCGGCGGTTCCTACGTCACGGAGCTTGAGCAGGCGCTGGCCCGCCATGTGGGTGTGGCGCACGCGGTGGGCGTCTCCAGCGGTACGGACGCATTGCTGCTGAGCTTGATGGCGCTAAATCTTAAGCCCGGCGATGAGGTCGTCACGTCGCCTTTTACATTTTTTGCTCCCGTCGGCTCGATCCTTCGCCTGGGGGGCCGACCGGTCTTTGTCGATATTGAGCCCGACGGGTTCAACCTGGACGCCTCCAGGGTTGAAGACGCGCTGGGTGAGAAGACCCGGGCGGTGCTTCCGATTCACCTCTTTGGTCAATGCGCGCAGATGGACCAGGTGATGGCGGCGGTGCAGAACGCGCCGGGGGTGGCCGTCATTGAAGACCTGGCCCAGGCACTCGGCGCGAGCTTTGAGGGGCACCAGGCCGGAAGTTTCGGGCTGGCCGGCTGCGTGAGCTTTTTCCCCACCAAGAACCTGGGGGCGGCCGGCGACGGCGGCATGGTCTTCACCAATGACGACGCGTTTCACCAGCGGCTTCGGCTGCTGGGGCGTCACGGCGCAAACCCCAAGTACCATCACGTGGAGGTGGGCGGTAACTTTCGCCTCGACGCCCTTCAGGCGGCGATCCTCTCGGCCAAACTCCCCCATCTTCGCTCCTTCTGCGAGCGCCGACGCGCCCACGCCGCCTACTACAATGAAGCGCTGGCCGGCCTTGAAGGCCTGAAGCTCCCGCGGCATACACCGGGCCATCGCCCCGTCTACAACCAGTATGTCGTACGCGTTGCCGATCGCGCGCGCCTCATCGCTCACCTGGAAGCCCGGGGCATCGGCCACGGCGTCTACTACCCCGAGCCCCTTCATACCCAGCCGGCGCTACGCGAACTTGGCTACCAGCGGGGCGACTTTCCCCACGCGGAGCGGGCCTGTGAGGAAGTTCTGGCTCTACCCGTCTTCCCGGAGCTTCGTGACGATGAGCGCGAGGCCATCGCCGACGCGGTGCGCGAGGCCATGCACCAAAAAACGCCCGCGCTCTGA
- a CDS encoding acyltransferase, producing MTHHDALAEAWAHPSAIIDEGAHLGGGTRVWHFAHVCAGATIGQRCSLGQNVYVAPSAKIGDGVKIQNNVSIYDGVILDDDVFCGPSVVFTNVRHPRAHVSRRHAYQTTRICRGATLGANATVVCGVEVGEFAFVGAGAVVTADVAPYALVVGQPARQIGWSCRCGLTLPAPESQCTCTECGQRYTLSEGTLKPV from the coding sequence ATGACGCATCATGACGCTCTTGCCGAAGCCTGGGCCCATCCCAGCGCGATCATTGATGAAGGGGCCCACCTGGGCGGTGGCACCCGCGTATGGCATTTTGCCCATGTGTGTGCCGGCGCCACCATTGGCCAGCGATGCAGTCTGGGGCAGAACGTGTACGTAGCTCCCAGCGCGAAGATCGGCGACGGGGTGAAGATCCAGAACAACGTCTCGATCTACGACGGGGTGATCCTCGATGACGATGTGTTCTGCGGCCCGAGCGTGGTCTTTACCAACGTGCGCCACCCCCGCGCGCACGTCTCGCGCCGGCATGCCTACCAGACCACCCGCATCTGTCGAGGGGCAACCCTGGGTGCCAACGCCACCGTAGTGTGCGGGGTGGAGGTGGGCGAGTTTGCCTTTGTGGGCGCGGGCGCGGTGGTTACCGCCGATGTGGCGCCCTATGCGCTGGTGGTCGGTCAGCCGGCCCGTCAGATCGGATGGAGTTGCCGTTGCGGGCTGACTCTGCCTGCGCCAGAGTCGCAGTGCACCTGCACAGAATGCGGCCAGCGCTACACCTTGAGCGAAGGTACGCTCAAGCCAGTTTAA
- a CDS encoding Gfo/Idh/MocA family protein, which produces MRPPLSDTAPLSPLAPRRIALVGCGHVAERHARALQWHGPRVDVVGVVDPDTHRRQTLGALLEAPAFASLDELLAERSPQLVSIATPTGLHCTQALKVAGAGADIILEKPLSTSLEEARQMVMQVREFGRKLFVIKQLRHHPLFLALREAVRNERFGRIFSVGLEVYWNRNQAYYDAASWRGTREYDGGALMNQASHYVDLLAWIFDEPDEVYATGGTLGRRIDVEDTALLSLRWPGGALGSVHVSMLAYPRNLTTSLTVLGERGTVRLGGPRCDRVEAWEFAEHTPQDDVIAELASSVEDILSGGHAHVFGAIFEHLNGVPDAPIVTGEEGLRSLAIIDAAYASMRAHQPLRLER; this is translated from the coding sequence ATGAGGCCTCCCCTGAGCGATACAGCCCCCCTCTCCCCTCTTGCTCCCCGTCGTATTGCGCTGGTTGGCTGCGGCCACGTGGCCGAGCGCCACGCGCGCGCGCTGCAATGGCACGGTCCACGTGTTGACGTGGTTGGCGTGGTCGATCCTGACACGCACCGCCGGCAAACGCTGGGCGCACTCCTTGAAGCGCCGGCCTTCGCCTCGCTGGATGAGCTGCTCGCCGAGCGTTCCCCGCAACTTGTGAGCATCGCCACACCGACCGGGCTGCACTGCACTCAGGCGCTGAAAGTCGCCGGCGCGGGTGCTGACATCATCCTGGAAAAGCCCCTGAGCACCTCGCTTGAGGAGGCGCGCCAGATGGTCATGCAGGTGCGGGAGTTCGGGCGCAAACTCTTTGTGATCAAGCAACTGCGCCATCATCCGCTCTTTCTGGCGCTGCGCGAAGCGGTGCGCAACGAGCGCTTCGGGCGCATCTTCAGCGTGGGGTTGGAAGTCTATTGGAATCGCAACCAGGCCTACTATGACGCGGCCTCCTGGCGGGGAACGCGCGAGTACGACGGCGGCGCCCTGATGAATCAGGCCAGCCATTATGTGGATCTGCTCGCCTGGATCTTCGACGAGCCCGATGAAGTCTATGCGACCGGGGGCACGCTGGGGCGACGTATCGATGTGGAAGATACCGCCCTTCTGAGCCTGCGTTGGCCCGGTGGTGCGCTGGGAAGCGTGCATGTCTCGATGTTGGCCTACCCCCGCAACCTCACTACCAGTCTGACAGTGCTCGGTGAGCGTGGCACGGTGCGGCTGGGGGGCCCGCGCTGCGACCGTGTGGAAGCCTGGGAGTTTGCAGAACATACCCCACAAGATGATGTGATTGCGGAACTGGCCAGCTCCGTCGAAGACATCCTCTCGGGGGGGCATGCGCACGTCTTCGGGGCGATTTTTGAGCATCTTAACGGAGTCCCTGACGCGCCGATTGTCACCGGCGAAGAGGGGCTGCGCTCGCTGGCGATCATCGACGCGGCGTATGCCTCGATGCGAGCGCATCAACCGCTGCGCCTGGAGCGCTGA
- a CDS encoding DsbA family protein — protein MAGHSQQSNGVGALMLIAVAVICLGIGFFIGTKNTTPTAGSAPGAAVAPSAQAGKDSTKIPVGDSPTYGPANAPVTIVEFTSMQCPFCGRAAGTLKELADKYPNDVRLVFKNFPLSFQAQAKDASRVVMAAERQGKFWEMKEKMFADLQAYRSGDVKDLGAKYAAELGMDVEKFKADYDDPAIVATIDADQKLGESLGVRGTPHFFVNGEVVNGAQPLARFEEIVKKQLGEVEELLAAGTSRDGIYAAMVDKNFKSAPAPQQAERKAEPATEVHMVPVRDADYAKGASADQALVTIMEFSSFQCPFCARGSETIKQLVEKYPNQVRVVFKHFPLGFQQQSEPASRASVAAGNQGKFWEMYQLLYDNQRSLGEAKFEELAGQLGLNMDKFKADYAAPATAEIVKQAQRDGQSAGIRGTPGFLVNGIKVVGAQPLAVFEDHVKKQIEIAEKIKSDRNLSGEALYEAVVEYNKENVAEAAPAAAPERPAAPAPKIADDALSVGNSYTMGPANAPVTIYEFSSFQCPFCARGAETLDRVKEEYGDKVRVVYKNFPLPFQAQSEPAARAALAAGKQGKFWEMYHLLYENQRSFREDGLWERLAGELGLNMDKFKADFDDPAIAQQVKDEAEEGRSVGVTGTPAFFVNGTRVVGAQPFEKFKELIDAEL, from the coding sequence ATGGCAGGACATTCCCAACAGAGCAATGGCGTAGGTGCGCTGATGCTCATCGCCGTGGCCGTGATTTGCCTCGGCATCGGCTTCTTCATCGGTACTAAAAACACCACCCCGACCGCCGGAAGCGCCCCCGGCGCCGCCGTCGCGCCCAGCGCTCAGGCCGGCAAAGACAGCACCAAGATTCCGGTGGGCGACAGCCCGACCTACGGCCCGGCCAATGCGCCGGTCACCATTGTTGAGTTCACCAGCATGCAGTGCCCCTTCTGTGGCCGCGCTGCTGGCACGCTCAAGGAGCTGGCTGACAAGTATCCCAACGACGTGCGTCTGGTCTTCAAGAACTTCCCCCTCTCTTTCCAGGCCCAGGCCAAGGACGCCTCGCGCGTCGTGATGGCCGCCGAGCGCCAGGGCAAGTTCTGGGAGATGAAAGAGAAGATGTTCGCTGACCTGCAGGCCTACCGCTCGGGCGATGTGAAAGATCTGGGCGCGAAGTACGCTGCTGAGCTCGGCATGGACGTTGAGAAGTTCAAGGCCGACTACGACGATCCCGCCATCGTGGCTACGATCGACGCAGATCAGAAGCTCGGCGAAAGCCTGGGCGTTCGCGGTACCCCGCACTTCTTCGTCAACGGCGAAGTTGTCAACGGTGCCCAGCCCCTGGCCCGCTTCGAAGAAATCGTCAAGAAGCAGCTCGGCGAAGTCGAAGAGCTGCTGGCCGCCGGTACCAGCCGCGACGGCATCTACGCGGCGATGGTCGACAAGAACTTCAAGAGCGCGCCCGCCCCTCAGCAGGCTGAGCGTAAGGCTGAGCCGGCCACCGAAGTGCACATGGTTCCGGTGCGCGACGCCGACTACGCCAAGGGTGCCAGCGCCGACCAGGCGCTCGTGACCATCATGGAGTTCTCCAGCTTCCAGTGCCCCTTCTGCGCGCGTGGCTCCGAGACCATCAAGCAGCTGGTTGAGAAGTACCCCAACCAGGTCCGCGTGGTCTTCAAGCACTTCCCGCTTGGCTTCCAGCAGCAGAGCGAGCCGGCCTCGCGCGCTTCGGTCGCCGCCGGTAACCAGGGCAAGTTCTGGGAAATGTACCAGCTTCTCTACGACAACCAGCGTTCGCTGGGCGAAGCGAAGTTCGAAGAGCTCGCCGGTCAGCTTGGCCTGAACATGGACAAGTTCAAGGCGGACTACGCCGCTCCGGCCACCGCCGAGATCGTCAAGCAGGCCCAGCGTGACGGCCAGTCGGCCGGCATTCGCGGCACCCCGGGCTTCCTGGTCAACGGCATCAAGGTTGTCGGCGCCCAGCCCCTGGCTGTCTTCGAAGATCACGTCAAGAAGCAGATCGAGATCGCCGAGAAGATCAAGTCCGATCGCAACCTCTCCGGCGAGGCCCTCTACGAGGCCGTGGTCGAGTACAACAAAGAGAACGTCGCCGAAGCTGCTCCTGCAGCTGCCCCCGAGCGTCCCGCGGCCCCCGCGCCCAAGATCGCTGACGACGCCCTCTCGGTCGGTAACTCCTACACCATGGGTCCGGCCAACGCTCCGGTCACCATCTACGAATTCTCCAGCTTCCAGTGCCCCTTCTGCGCCCGTGGCGCCGAGACCCTGGATCGCGTGAAGGAAGAGTACGGCGACAAGGTGCGCGTGGTGTACAAGAACTTCCCGCTTCCCTTCCAGGCTCAGAGCGAGCCGGCCGCTCGCGCGGCGCTTGCCGCCGGCAAGCAGGGCAAGTTCTGGGAGATGTACCACCTGCTTTACGAAAACCAGCGTAGCTTCCGCGAAGACGGCCTCTGGGAGCGCCTCGCCGGTGAGCTTGGCCTGAACATGGACAAGTTCAAGGCGGACTTCGACGATCCCGCCATCGCCCAGCAGGTTAAGGACGAAGCCGAAGAGGGCCGTTCGGTCGGCGTGACCGGCACCCCGGCGTTCTTCGTCAACGGCACCCGCGTGGTCGGCGCCCAGCCCTTTGAGAAGTTCAAAGAGCTGATCGACGCTGAACTCTAA
- a CDS encoding DsbA family protein, whose product MRMPTLFEPHKTSTSGAALCAALIAMLALVGCAASPATPETPAAPDWQASELVPLGESPRQGNPHAPVVIVEFSSLQCPFSARARQTVVELLQAYPDEVQLVYRHLPLSFQPESHPAALAAEAAREQGAFWPMVDSLYASQRTMTESGADAAGRQLAARIGLDERRYAEAIANSSELDARIQRDVELARQLGIQGTPTFMINGELVRGAQPREVFEAAITRALERHALLEAEGVPQAERYARSVALARVQARAQAERAQKEAARVDTSGPNFVAVPVEGDELIHQSGEDFLVTIVEFSSLQCPFCARALPTLAALKERYGEKLRVVFKHFPLQFHGDSELAARAVVAAQEQGKGWEMRDAIYARQRELGPELIDELATELQLDQAAFASALQSEEVAERVARQQEQGLDAGVRGTPSFFINGRFVVGAQPLENFEAIIDDEIERAQSLREQSPELQGQALYERLIEARLESAGE is encoded by the coding sequence ATGCGCATGCCGACCCTCTTTGAACCGCATAAAACCTCGACCTCTGGCGCGGCCCTGTGCGCCGCGCTGATCGCGATGCTCGCTCTGGTCGGCTGCGCTGCCAGCCCGGCAACCCCCGAAACCCCGGCGGCACCGGACTGGCAGGCCAGCGAGCTGGTCCCCCTGGGCGAGAGCCCGCGTCAGGGCAATCCACACGCGCCGGTGGTCATTGTGGAGTTCTCCAGCCTGCAATGCCCCTTCTCGGCCCGCGCTCGCCAGACGGTCGTGGAGCTTCTTCAGGCCTATCCCGACGAGGTGCAGCTCGTGTACAGGCATCTTCCGCTCTCATTTCAGCCGGAGTCGCATCCGGCGGCGTTGGCTGCCGAGGCTGCTCGTGAGCAGGGGGCCTTCTGGCCGATGGTCGACAGCCTCTACGCCAGCCAGCGCACCATGACCGAGAGCGGGGCCGACGCCGCCGGCCGACAGCTCGCCGCGCGCATCGGATTGGATGAAAGGCGTTATGCCGAGGCCATCGCCAACTCCTCTGAGCTCGACGCGCGTATCCAGCGCGATGTGGAGCTCGCTCGCCAGCTCGGCATTCAGGGCACGCCGACCTTTATGATCAACGGGGAGCTGGTGCGTGGCGCGCAACCCCGGGAAGTCTTCGAGGCGGCCATCACCCGAGCGCTGGAACGCCACGCTTTGCTCGAAGCCGAAGGCGTACCTCAAGCCGAGCGCTACGCGCGATCCGTTGCGCTCGCCAGGGTTCAGGCCCGCGCTCAGGCGGAGCGCGCCCAGAAGGAAGCCGCTCGCGTCGACACGTCCGGCCCAAACTTCGTCGCTGTGCCTGTGGAGGGTGACGAGCTCATTCACCAATCCGGTGAGGACTTTCTGGTGACGATCGTGGAGTTCTCCAGCCTGCAGTGCCCTTTCTGTGCTCGCGCGCTTCCCACGTTGGCAGCGCTCAAGGAGCGCTACGGCGAGAAGTTGCGTGTTGTTTTTAAACATTTTCCCCTTCAATTTCATGGGGATAGTGAGCTTGCTGCGCGGGCAGTGGTCGCCGCCCAGGAGCAGGGCAAGGGGTGGGAGATGCGCGACGCCATTTACGCGCGTCAGCGCGAACTCGGTCCCGAACTCATCGACGAGCTCGCCACCGAGCTGCAACTCGACCAGGCCGCTTTCGCCTCCGCGCTGCAGAGCGAGGAGGTCGCCGAGCGTGTCGCCCGTCAGCAGGAGCAGGGGCTCGACGCCGGTGTGCGCGGCACCCCGTCTTTTTTCATCAACGGCCGCTTTGTGGTGGGCGCACAGCCTCTTGAGAACTTCGAGGCCATCATCGATGACGAGATCGAGCGCGCCCAAAGCCTGCGCGAACAGAGCCCCGAGCTCCAGGGCCAGGCACTCTACGAACGCCTGATCGAAGCTCGTCTGGAGTCGGCCGGCGAATGA
- a CDS encoding DsbA family protein, protein MRHRFEFRRGFLTLALSLTLAACGTTPPADTQEQSAAERPTIEMVDSELLPVEGSPVRGAPDAWVTVVVFGDFQCPFCGRLAATLDQVMAEQPEGRARVVFKHVPLDSHPHARLLAQASEAAREQGKFWEMHDLLFDNAAELREGDPQAELRRLANALELDMQRFERDLADSEVAERIARDEALAEELGLSAVPAVYINGGYIPGAQPPAVYMRAIYDVGEATRGAVDDGEMKREEVYAHSVRALLPRSRQAQAAQAEHESAQARASRVPMYHPGRPVIGDDEQALVQIAHFHSLGSEPSVEMHRRLAELQAGDPQRVRVVTFQLPHSDDEVLAFAHRALAAASLDDSSRGQRFLGWLAELPEDAWSQGPELLERMDEKLRELGVDPAQVNAEESRARLDADQRLAIELDVVGIPTAFINGQRVVGLAPLEDLQRLVDEKAAIAERVAQVRNISGRELYEAILNAAEQQPGAR, encoded by the coding sequence ATGCGACATCGCTTTGAATTCAGACGTGGATTTCTCACTCTTGCCTTGAGCCTGACGCTGGCCGCATGCGGCACCACGCCGCCCGCCGACACTCAGGAGCAAAGCGCCGCCGAACGCCCGACCATCGAGATGGTCGACAGCGAACTCTTACCCGTGGAGGGGAGCCCCGTCCGCGGGGCCCCCGACGCCTGGGTCACCGTGGTGGTCTTTGGCGATTTCCAATGCCCCTTTTGCGGGCGGCTCGCGGCAACGCTTGACCAGGTGATGGCCGAACAACCGGAAGGGAGAGCACGGGTCGTCTTTAAACATGTCCCGCTGGACTCCCACCCTCATGCCCGGCTGCTGGCTCAGGCCAGCGAGGCGGCCCGGGAGCAGGGCAAGTTCTGGGAGATGCACGACCTCCTCTTTGATAACGCTGCTGAACTGCGCGAGGGCGACCCGCAGGCCGAGCTTCGCCGTCTGGCCAATGCGCTGGAGCTGGATATGCAGCGCTTCGAGCGCGACCTGGCCGATTCTGAGGTCGCCGAGCGCATCGCACGCGATGAGGCTCTGGCCGAAGAGCTGGGCCTTAGCGCGGTGCCCGCCGTCTATATCAACGGGGGTTACATTCCCGGCGCGCAGCCTCCGGCGGTCTACATGCGCGCGATCTACGATGTGGGGGAGGCCACCCGTGGTGCGGTGGACGATGGCGAAATGAAGCGTGAGGAGGTCTACGCGCACAGCGTCCGAGCGCTTCTGCCGCGCTCACGGCAAGCTCAGGCCGCCCAGGCCGAACACGAAAGTGCGCAGGCCCGCGCCAGTCGTGTGCCGATGTACCACCCCGGCCGTCCGGTGATCGGCGACGACGAGCAGGCCCTGGTGCAGATTGCGCATTTCCACAGCCTGGGCTCGGAGCCCAGCGTTGAGATGCACCGTCGTCTGGCCGAACTCCAGGCTGGCGACCCGCAACGCGTCCGCGTGGTGACCTTTCAACTTCCGCACAGTGACGATGAGGTGCTGGCGTTTGCCCACCGCGCGCTCGCTGCGGCGTCGCTGGATGACAGCTCCCGCGGCCAGCGCTTCCTGGGCTGGCTGGCCGAGCTTCCCGAAGACGCCTGGTCACAGGGCCCTGAGCTACTTGAACGCATGGATGAAAAACTCAGGGAGCTGGGCGTCGATCCCGCACAGGTCAACGCCGAGGAGAGCCGCGCGCGCCTCGACGCTGACCAACGTCTCGCCATCGAACTCGATGTCGTCGGCATCCCCACCGCGTTCATCAATGGTCAGCGCGTGGTGGGGCTGGCTCCGCTGGAGGACCTCCAGCGCCTGGTTGACGAGAAGGCCGCGATCGCCGAGAGGGTCGCACAGGTGCGCAACATCTCCGGGCGAGAGCTCTACGAGGCCATTCTCAACGCGGCTGAGCAGCAGCCCGGCGCGCGTTGA